TCTCGTTTTCATCTCTTCACCATTTTTGGGTAAAAATCATGTTATCACTGGTGGTTTCTTTGGGTTtctaggtggtggtggttgtgtggTCCATGAAAGCTGGTGTTTGACTGTGAAAAGTGATGGAGATTTTTGATCATATGATGAATATTTGTGAGGGGTTATAATCGTCCAGTGATGTTGGAATCTCAATGTTGGTTCCTTTGAGTGTCGTGGTAGTGGTGATCTTTATATCTTGTGGCAGCAACTTGTGATGCTACGGTATCTACTGGTTTTCAGATATTGCGATGGTGCGCCAGCAGCCTTTGGCGTTAGAGTTTCTACTCATTTTGTGAAATAAGATTCCATTTAGGGTTACCTGGTTGGATTATGAATTTTTGGCTTTCGACATTCTAAGTGTGTGTGTTTTTCACTAGTAAATCTTGGGCCCTCCAATTTTTTGGCCAGGATTTCAAAATGTTGTGCAAACAACGGTTGGGGTTTCTTAAAAAGTTGTATGGGCACTTTTACTAATTTTTAATGTAGGGTGTACTTTTCTAATTTTATACAAATATACATAAAATCTATTTACcgagcacaatttttttttttttttttttgcataagacACATGATATATTTCGTATAAAGATGATCATGCATTTGTTTCTATGAGTAGTACTTTCCATTCCATATACTGGGCAGATATGACACGATAATGACTATTTTACATATACTGAATTAGGCCCATATCGAGCGCATACTTACGATCAAGACTATTTGATACTTCTGGGAATCCATTATCCTCGTTTActttaatatttctctaacatcttCCTTAGTTGGTTTCCATAAATACGTTGGACCAAAATAATTAAACATTGCTTCGCAAAGCAATGAGAGATACTTGTATGAAGTTATTCTTCCGGTATTAAGGTACTCATAACTCGAACCCACagataacctagaatccttaaggccgaagtaaccttttgttcaggactatgacctctaatatttaATGCATCAAATTGGTAATTAGATCGAGGTTATACTTGACAAATCTCATTAATAATCACCAAGCATCGGGGAATTGCGGAATCGACATTGAAAATCTTGAAAtacacacaattgggaagaaaataatcgtgcaacAGCTTCTGGTGGAGCCATTCCCTCTCTCGATACTTATATCTTCTTGTGCATACTTCATTTGGCTTTGAAGCTCTAGGTTTTGCCCCAAATGTATCAACAACATAGTGTTGTTTGGTTCTCTATCTTCATCTGCCTCATCATTAAGTTGTCGCAACAATTGAACACGCATTTCTTACTGTGATTTAACCCGATCCCTATGATATTAAATCTCATATAAATAAGCTATTGATTATGAAATATAAAGTAAGTAAATTGAGAATAAAGGTAAAAGAAATAGGTAAACAGTGTACAATTTAAGTAAAAATAGGTATaagtaaattgataaaattagggggTGTATATACTAGACTCGAAAAGAGGGAAATAACTATTACAAAGTAGCGGTTAACAACATAATAAATATGGAGCGATTGACTCTTCAACGCTAGTGATTAACTCCCCATCGCAGGAGTTTCCTTTTAGATCGCTCGATAAAAAGTTTACCGATATACACTTTTTCCATAGTTGTGCGACCAGTTTACCAGAACACCTGGTATAtcaaatgattttttttgttattatggcAAGGGACCATCCTTACTTATTCCCTCCATGATTGCAACTAAAAACCGGTTTGTGGGACGTTATAAAAAAAAGCAGTCACATGCATTATTTATTATTTCTAATCGGAAATGAGTGGTTTACCGAGTCTCACTCCCGACGAAAATCCCCCATCAAAGATTATATGTACCCCACTTTTACACATTGATAATCCCAATGTTGAGAACACTTTCAAAGACCGTTGGATTTCCTTCCTGAACTCTAAGGTGGAAGTTCCACAGAATAAATAAGAAATCAGCGCGGATCTAATCTGTCATACCATCTTCTTTAAGGATCTAACTGGGATTCATTGCAGGAAACTAACTAACGATAACCTGAAACTTGATAGACTGCTCAATCTCAATGATCTGAGCGATACAAGAAGGAGGGAAAGTGAGCCACTCATTTGCTGAGTGTGTATCAACATCCATAGATGCTAAACTGTGTGCCACTTATTGACAGTTTTTTTAATGTACCTGAACTCCACTGAGCTGAATCTCCCAATATGGTCTTTGATTCTGTTTATAGTGTTATGGATATGCCAATCAGGTTTTCCCTGTATTTAAGTGCATTTATTATAATCCGTGAATCCCCTTCAATCACCATGTCTCTGAATGCTTTTCTTTCACCCAACTCCATTGCTAGCAAATCCCCATACGCCTCAGCCTCAACAGCCGTGCAATAAGAGAAGCTTTTATTTTGACAACCCGAAATCCAACAACATTATCTCTCGCAATAGCGCCACAAGAAAACCCCTTAGAGCATTTCCTATGGAACAAACAAACTAtctagtttgttcattttgctcccgctatggactcaacaaacatgaaaaatggatgttcaaaccaacaaatttcttggtttgttcattgagttggaAGATGTAGCGAGCATTTGATGATATGCCGGGCGATCTTGCCTCAAACGCTGGCGCTTTCCTACGCAGCACGCGATTTTCACAAAAACGCCAGAGCTTGTCCTTCTAGCGCGCGTTTGTCATAAAAGCGCCAACGGCTGAATCTGGACGGCCAGAAGCTCTTGTGATCTAACGACTATAATTTTTGAGTTccataaatactcctcatttcaactccaaattcacacattctacatattcttcactctcaaatcatctacaaaaatgcctcccagagttcgtggtgttagatacactcaacaagaggatttagctatttgcagAGCCTACGTTATTCACAGTCAAGATGTTGCCGATACCGGTAGGAATGTATCCCAATCGACGTTCTGGGAGAAAGTTTTTGAAATGTTCGCCGCTGAAACGATGAACATTCATGGGCGTAATTGTCACGGATTGACgcatcgttttagtgtaattTCATGTAATGTATCGGAATTCGTCGCtcaactaatggagaatcacaaaaataagctcaaaGGTGAAGCCAAACATGAAGTGTTGcccagaactctagcgatgtggTCAGCATCTCACCGCGGTCGTCCTTTCGATTTCCATACTTGTTTCAAAATTCTTAGGGTGCTCATCAAATACGATCCTTACatcgccctaggaattccaccacccgccgAGAGTTGACGcctatttcttttattctcatgtatgatgtggttattcaatgcagtatgtttttatttatgaaattgatggtgcaatgtttaatcgaggaaaaaatttaaattacttatgatattgatggttttagataatcataataacacaaaataaacaacaaattaaataacataaCATCATAGTGTACTGATTTGTACTTCAACTTCAATgagcccactccaccaaaaaacaattAGGACATTCTCAGAAATGCCtaccatatgtgtcttcttcataagaagtccgcaaatgcataaaagtcttgcaaTAACGCTTTGAGCATCCAttgattctctgtggacaatgtttgtattcgtgatctccatatccacagtGCAAGtagtgtaataactccttcttcaatttggatttaagtttgaagtttttgcagagtgttgcaatcttttcttcttcttcccttttaatctccatagcatcatctagcatatgtggttcctatggacagttgggatcttgacattgcaaatacctgagcttttttcggttgtgattcaatcaccattctgatgcgtgaacaaccttcccgcggaaactttgaatacatccaagggcattgcataagactgtggttatccatgaaacataatggacaaacctcttttgcttcaacacataatatttgcttcgcttttcctttagaaaacatggtagATGTTGAGAAAGAAATCTGTTGGTTTGGTTGAGAGGCCACCCTTACTGTTTTATTTATAACAAGaaaataggcgttggtaattcaaatGGTCGGTTTTAGTAAAGTCGCGCGGTTTTACCAAAGAATGCCAACTCctatggtaattcaaacgggcgctTAAAGAAAAGTCGCGCGCGGTTGTATTACCAACGCCAACGGATAAATTCTTAACGTCTCGATCttctttctcgacctataaatCCCGTTCctcccatctccaaaatcacatcttcttcttctttttttctaaaACTCTTCAGAAATctctgttagaaatcgtggtcccaagtttactgaagaagaggatataactatatgcaaagcatatttttttCATAGGTTAATCACTGAtgttgttatttttcatgacgtttctttttgggagaacgttttttcaatgttcatatcactgacgggaaacccaagaaaccgagatgctcgtcgattgcgtgctcgttttcaAAATATTAGGCTTGCAGTCAAGCCATTTCTTGTtctggtaatggaaattgatcgagaaaagttcagcggtgtaacttaagatgaagtgatccacacagctcttgataattgggaggaagctcacggtaaaccttttcgttacgaagcgtgtttcagaattctaaaagatggtccatctcaaacACATCGTTACTGCACTCGATTGCCGCTCCCggtctttacaatggaagaagatgttgctcttgttcgatgttggttacatcgtatgatgagaccaatgaacaatgacaatttttgggaaagagtattggtacattttgtagcatcgcggcACGAagccataagaaacagtaagagcctagaactaagaattgcattcatcactaaggaagtcaaacattatacggaAGTTTTGTGGATAGTTCACCGTAGctattctggattatccaacgaagaactggtgagtatcttacctttTTCCTCACTGATCAACAACATCATAaatatctgaacttgttgtttatctgttttacagaaaatcattgctcagaccaagtttactgaagaaagcggaagagagtttaagcattttgaatgctatgaactctacagagagaatgtcgctggatttgatgtagtttgatgtttttgttgtggatTTGATATTATTTGCAAGTTCAAATTGTAATAAATTCCGCTTAATCTAAAACGGAAATctctattttaaaatctaaatattttcgttcattgatgccaattcttttacaaaaTATAAACTTAGGCAATGATAAAACGTACTaataacttcaataaaaatcaagtacaagttttggcctcctgtttatcttcatttgacgtatcttccattcaacgcgctctttgacagtttcacctttgtttttgaattttttgttgttaactttcaaaactggagctcttctttgccttttagcggaacattttcttggagtaacttcaaaaacttgcacttccctcttacaattttcaatctttttaaaacttccacatatcttagaaacaacagcttcaagttttgcatcgcaaaaaagtgtgatcgccttttcaaccattgagaaatagattttagaagagaaaattcaagagaagtgaattttggtgtgagtgaattgtttgaaattGATGGTAATTTGTAGAGGTGaaaagtgaattttgaattttaaaaaactACCCGTTGGCGTTTTTGCTTCAAACGCCCGCGACCTACGTTCAAGCGCCGCGTTTGTGCTTTAAGCGCTGACGGTTTTCCTTCCAACACCGATGCTTTTCGTTCAAACTCCAGCGTTTGTTTTTCACTCGCGCGTTTACTTTACCTGGCTCAACAAAGATATGGGTTTGTTCAtttccataggaattgcccttagtTCCCCCGGAGCCCCATCAAATTGATCACCCGTTTTCTAAAACATTACTAGTATTTTATTGTCGGACCCGCTTAACTCGGTAGTTAAGTACTGTTTCGTCGTTATGTACTGATGAATATGACGTCTCACTTTCCTCTTTTCTAGTTCTAGTTTGCAAACGGAATCATCTATTTACAAATTTCGGAAGTTTTTAGGGCATACTAACATAGTTGATGAAGTCCGTCGTTTCATTACTTCATTTCTAGGTTTGAATCACTTTTGAAAAGCACTTTTTTCTGTAGTACAATGGATCATGGAACTACGAGGGTTTTATTCAATGAAACTGAATACTGGAAATCTAAGTATTTTGAGTTGGAAGGAAATTTTTGGCAAGTTGAAAACCAGAAATCTGAgttacagaaaaagtttgaggtAGGTAAAAGTCAGTATAGTGTGCTACATTTCGATTTTGAGAAAATGAAAAAGGAGTTTGTTGTAGTTAAGAAAAAGGTTGAAACCCTAACTATGGAAAACAATATGGTTAAAGATGGACTCAAAGAGCGTAAAAGAATCTGTGAGGAATTGAACGAGGGGTTCAAGAAGAAGCTTGACGATTCCGAGGCTCAGGCGGCTTTGAAGGGAAAGTATGGAGTGGAACTGGTAGAGGTTTATAGGAATAAGTACGATGAGTGTAAAAGAATGTATGAGGAATTGAATGAGGGTTTCAAGAAGAAGGTTACTGATCTCGAGACTCAACTGGACTTGAAGTTGAAAAGTGAAGTTGAGATGGAGGAGAAATTGGAGACTTATCGGAGTAAGTACGATGATTGTAAAAGAGTGTGTGAAGAATTGAACGAGGGTTTCAAGAAAAAGGTTACTGATCTTGAAACTCAACTTGACTTGAATTTGCAAAAGGAAGTGGAATTGGAGGAGAAATTGGAGACTTATAGGAGTAAGTACGATGAGTGTGAAGCATTGAAAGAGGGTTTCAAGAAGAAGGTTACTGATCTCGAAACTCAACTAGACTGGAATTTGCAAAATGAAGTGGATTTGGAGGAGAAATTGGAAACTTATAGGAGAATCTATGATGAGTGTGAAGCATTGAAAGAGGGTTTCAAGAAGAAGGTTACTGATCTCGAGACTCAACTGGACCTGAATTTGCAAAATGAAGTGGAAAGTATGATGAGTTGTATGTGGAGTTATTAGAGAAGACAAGAGAGTTGAATGACCAAAAATCCATTAGGATATCTACTGCGGAAATATGTGTTAAACTCAGTAAGGAGGTTAAAGAATTGGAGTTTGATAAAAAAGAGAGTAGAAAACGAAGTTGAAGTTATGAGGACGAAGTTAGAGAGTCAAACAGCAATGAACATTGGGGTTGAATTGAGGAAAGAAATGGAAGTGTATAGACAGAAGTGTGATGGTTTTGAGGGTCAGTTaaaggagaaggaaatggagcGTGTTGGAGTCGAGGGTCAATTGAAGAGCTTGTTGGCAATTAAAGTTGCTCTAAATGAAGAGATTGAGCAATACAAAACTACATGCACTGGATTACAAAAGCAAATATTGGGTCTAGTAGAAGAGCGAAAGGTTATGGTCGACACAGAGGTGAAAGCACAAAAGAGAATCACTTACTTAAAAGAAATTGTTAAAAGGATGGAAAGTGGTGCAAAGGAGGCATCCGTTCATGCCAAGACTGAAAACATGGATGTGGTGTTCGGGGAAAGAACAGCCGAAGGTGAAACTAAGAAGAAGTGTATGGAGCTGGAGACACAGGTATTAAAACTTGAAGAAGAGAAATTAGCTTTGACTATACAGATTGAGGAATTCAATAGAAAGTCTAGGGAGTTGGGGATTCAAGCAGACTTGAGGCTGAAATATGAACTTGATTTGGAGAAAAAACTGGAAGGTTATAAAACAAAGCATGATGAGTTGTGTGCCAGtta
Above is a genomic segment from Papaver somniferum cultivar HN1 chromosome 10, ASM357369v1, whole genome shotgun sequence containing:
- the LOC113319345 gene encoding DNA repair protein rad-50-like isoform X2, giving the protein MDHGTTRVLFNETEYWKSKYFELEGNFWQVENQKSELQKKFEVGKSQYSVLHFDFEKMKKEFVVVKKKVETLTMENNMVKDGLKERKRICEELNEGFKKKLDDSEAQAALKGKYGVELVEVYRNKYDECKRMYEELNEGFKKKVTDLETQLDLKLKSEVEMEEKLETYRSKYDDCKRVCEELNEGFKKKVTDLETQLDLNLQKEVELEEKLETYRSKYDECEALKEGFKKKVTDLETQLDWNLQNEVDLEEKLETYRRIYDECEALKEGFKKKVTDLETQLDLNLQNEVESMMSCMWSY